Proteins encoded in a region of the bacterium genome:
- a CDS encoding tetratricopeptide repeat protein — translation MRVPIVLAVLVILALLVSLCSGCLFGGSKGETEEGGAAEGGPGAEAGAPPGGGPGGPPAGGPGAEAGGPPGGGPGGPEGAPGAEAAGGPGGAPEGAPAAGGAAAITPIPGKTTKEGLNIKHSGDYTQALGIFEANLQKNPKDALALYGKAWILAEQGQRPQSIATFNSFLKVSKDAKKVKEAKAAVSRMKSAGAAPAAAPAAAPGGMGAPGGAPAGGPGGPPAGGPGGPPAGGPGGPPAGGPGGPPA, via the coding sequence GTGAGAGTACCGATCGTCTTAGCCGTCCTGGTCATACTGGCCCTGCTGGTGTCGCTGTGTAGCGGATGTCTGTTTGGTGGCAGCAAGGGGGAGACGGAAGAGGGAGGCGCCGCTGAAGGTGGCCCGGGTGCGGAAGCGGGCGCACCTCCTGGCGGTGGCCCCGGTGGGCCACCGGCCGGCGGACCTGGCGCGGAGGCCGGCGGACCTCCTGGCGGCGGTCCTGGCGGACCCGAGGGCGCTCCCGGCGCGGAAGCTGCGGGCGGCCCTGGCGGAGCCCCTGAGGGCGCACCGGCGGCCGGAGGCGCGGCGGCTATCACGCCCATCCCCGGGAAGACCACCAAGGAAGGCCTGAACATCAAGCACAGTGGCGACTATACCCAGGCGCTCGGGATCTTCGAGGCCAACCTGCAGAAGAACCCCAAGGACGCCCTGGCGCTCTATGGCAAGGCCTGGATCCTGGCCGAGCAGGGGCAGCGCCCGCAGTCCATCGCCACCTTCAACAGCTTCCTCAAGGTGAGCAAAGACGCCAAGAAGGTCAAGGAAGCCAAGGCCGCGGTCAGCCGGATGAAGTCGGCTGGTGCGGCGCCGGCTGCGGCCCCAGCCGCGGCTCCTGGCGGCATGGGGGCGCCGGGTGGTGCTCCGGCTGGCGGTCCCGGTGGGCCTCCCGCCGGCGGCCCTGGAGGACCCCCGGCGGGCGGGCCTGGTGGTCCCCCGGCCGGCGGACCGGGTGGGCCTCCCGCCTAG
- a CDS encoding MtnX-like HAD-IB family phosphatase, with protein sequence MRRVTPGAIALQPEDLILSDFDGTISLIDTGLAMIDTLAPADAAAAWEDEYAWRRGEIDSMECLRRQWRTFYPTEAEALAFVDGLVIDPGFLELLALARARGAGIAILSDGLDFYLDRMFAGLGLRTCGEDSCLRATDCLLRFSNAATFPPEGLRIEFPYCNACGQCGNCKVEHLFRLRRSATRVIYLGDGHSDLCAARFADLIFAKHALAEDCESAGRPYIPFETFADVMRVLA encoded by the coding sequence ATGCGCCGCGTGACACCTGGCGCCATTGCACTGCAACCCGAAGACCTCATTCTCTCCGACTTCGACGGGACTATCAGCCTCATTGACACCGGGCTGGCAATGATTGACACCCTCGCCCCGGCGGATGCGGCCGCCGCCTGGGAAGACGAGTATGCCTGGCGACGGGGGGAGATCGACTCGATGGAGTGCCTGCGCCGCCAGTGGCGCACGTTCTATCCCACCGAGGCGGAGGCTCTGGCCTTCGTGGATGGCCTCGTCATAGACCCCGGCTTTCTCGAACTACTCGCCCTGGCCCGCGCGCGGGGTGCGGGAATTGCCATCCTGAGCGACGGCCTGGACTTCTACCTGGACCGCATGTTCGCGGGCCTCGGCCTCCGTACGTGCGGTGAGGACAGTTGCCTGCGGGCGACGGACTGCCTGCTGCGCTTCAGCAACGCCGCCACCTTCCCCCCCGAGGGCCTGCGGATCGAGTTCCCCTACTGCAACGCCTGCGGCCAGTGCGGCAACTGCAAGGTCGAGCACCTGTTCCGCCTGCGGCGGAGCGCCACGCGCGTGATCTACCTGGGCGACGGACACTCCGACCTGTGCGCCGCGCGCTTTGCCGACCTCATCTTCGCCAAGCACGCCCTGGCCGAGGACTGCGAGAGCGCCGGGCGCCCCTATATCCCCTTCGAGACCTTCGCCGACGTGATGCGCGTCCTGGCCTGA
- a CDS encoding type IV pilus twitching motility protein PilT codes for MPDYILDDLLGQMPDLEASDLHLRVGEPPMMRIHGDLERLDYPVLTHEDTMDLMYAKMTEAQRERFESFKELDMAYEVEGVARFRVNCFHQQRHVGAVMRMIPIKIKSIEELGLPQILKEFADLPRGLVLVTGPTGSGKSTTLAAMVNHINDTRKAHIITIEDPIEFVHEDRKCIVEQREVGQDTHAFADALKHVMRQTPDVILVGEMRDLETISLAITAAETGHLVFATLHTTDAMQTVDRMVDVFPPQQQQQIRMQLAVTLGGVICQSLLPIKGRPGRVASFEIMKATPAIRAVIREGKTHMIYNLIQSGADEGMIVLDQYLAGLVRNNLVEYEHALAKSSYPNEFARRCGISDTAAT; via the coding sequence ATGCCTGACTACATTCTCGACGATCTGCTCGGCCAGATGCCGGACCTGGAGGCCTCGGACCTGCACCTGCGGGTGGGGGAGCCGCCCATGATGCGCATCCATGGCGACCTGGAGCGACTCGACTATCCGGTGCTCACCCACGAGGACACGATGGACCTGATGTACGCCAAGATGACCGAGGCGCAGAGGGAGCGGTTCGAGAGCTTCAAGGAACTGGACATGGCGTACGAGGTCGAGGGGGTCGCGCGCTTCCGGGTCAACTGCTTCCATCAGCAGCGACATGTCGGCGCGGTCATGCGCATGATCCCCATCAAGATCAAGAGCATCGAGGAGCTGGGGCTGCCACAGATCCTCAAGGAGTTTGCTGACCTGCCCCGTGGCCTGGTGCTGGTCACCGGACCGACCGGGTCCGGAAAGTCCACGACGTTGGCCGCCATGGTCAACCACATCAACGACACCCGCAAGGCCCACATCATCACGATCGAGGATCCCATCGAGTTCGTCCACGAGGACCGCAAGTGCATCGTGGAGCAGCGCGAGGTCGGCCAGGATACTCACGCCTTCGCCGACGCCCTCAAGCACGTCATGCGCCAGACGCCGGACGTCATTCTCGTCGGCGAGATGCGCGACCTGGAGACCATCTCCCTGGCCATCACCGCGGCGGAGACCGGCCACCTCGTGTTCGCTACCCTGCACACCACCGACGCCATGCAGACCGTGGACCGCATGGTGGACGTGTTCCCCCCCCAGCAGCAGCAGCAGATCCGCATGCAGCTCGCGGTCACGCTGGGCGGCGTAATCTGCCAATCGCTCCTGCCCATCAAGGGCCGGCCGGGTCGCGTCGCCAGCTTCGAGATCATGAAGGCGACCCCTGCGATCCGCGCGGTCATCCGCGAGGGCAAGACGCACATGATCTACAACCTGATCCAGAGCGGCGCCGATGAGGGCATGATCGTGTTGGACCAGTACCTCGCCGGGCTGGTGCGGAACAACCTGGTCGAGTACGAGCATGCTCTGGCCAAGTCGTCGTACCCGAACGAGTTCGCGCGGCGCTGCGGGATCAGCGACACCGCCGCGACGTAA
- a CDS encoding DegT/DnrJ/EryC1/StrS family aminotransferase, whose protein sequence is MSKLALFGGPQTVGPERDLKSSWAGKGLEAALCEYTGARYARCVSSGTAALISSLFAAGCGPGDEVLTVAFTWVATVGAILRVNAVPIFADIDPQTFTMDVADARRKITPNTRAILPVDFYGHPAPIPELMALAAEYGIPVIEDACQASTSEIDGRKVGSIADMTAFSWSGKPIYSFSGGGAYLTNDQGLYERALLAGQHPTVIQGLATDPEVLKYASMGGTGDNMRAVGAAEAMQQLLDAEVRTAARIRNCEALSRQVADLPGLTPPYVRPGYRHVFHYWTALWDPEVHGVSRDRFCQALNAEGVYAVAYVNDANYRFAPESRPIQAGGPIHLRTIFQERNLYGKGCPFQCPHVENPPVYRKGDLPVSELIAEREFSIIQPYLSPPCDEQDMQLMADAMAKVVENIDELRE, encoded by the coding sequence ATGAGCAAGCTGGCGCTGTTCGGTGGCCCCCAGACTGTAGGTCCGGAACGCGATCTGAAGTCCAGTTGGGCCGGCAAGGGCCTGGAAGCCGCCCTGTGCGAGTACACCGGCGCTCGCTACGCCCGCTGTGTCAGTTCGGGCACGGCCGCGCTCATCTCCTCCCTGTTCGCCGCCGGCTGCGGCCCCGGCGACGAGGTGCTGACGGTCGCCTTCACCTGGGTGGCGACAGTGGGGGCCATCCTGCGCGTCAACGCCGTCCCGATCTTCGCCGACATTGACCCCCAGACGTTCACGATGGACGTCGCCGACGCCCGCCGCAAGATCACCCCCAACACCAGGGCGATCCTGCCGGTGGACTTCTACGGCCACCCGGCCCCCATCCCCGAGTTGATGGCGCTGGCCGCCGAGTACGGCATCCCCGTGATCGAGGACGCCTGCCAGGCCTCCACGTCTGAGATCGACGGCCGCAAGGTCGGCAGCATCGCCGACATGACGGCCTTCAGTTGGTCCGGCAAGCCCATCTACTCCTTCTCCGGTGGCGGGGCGTATCTGACCAACGACCAGGGCCTGTACGAGCGGGCACTGCTGGCGGGCCAGCACCCGACCGTCATCCAGGGCCTGGCCACCGACCCCGAGGTGCTCAAGTATGCCTCGATGGGCGGCACCGGCGACAACATGCGGGCCGTGGGCGCCGCCGAGGCCATGCAGCAACTCCTGGACGCCGAGGTCCGTACCGCAGCCCGCATCCGGAACTGCGAGGCCCTCTCCCGGCAGGTTGCCGATCTCCCCGGCCTGACGCCGCCCTACGTGCGCCCGGGCTATCGTCATGTCTTCCACTACTGGACCGCGCTGTGGGACCCGGAGGTGCACGGCGTCAGCCGCGACCGCTTCTGCCAGGCGCTCAATGCCGAGGGCGTCTATGCGGTCGCCTACGTCAATGACGCCAACTATCGGTTCGCGCCCGAGAGCCGGCCGATCCAGGCGGGCGGACCGATCCACCTGCGCACGATCTTCCAGGAGCGCAACCTCTACGGCAAGGGCTGCCCCTTCCAGTGCCCCCACGTGGAGAACCCGCCGGTCTACCGGAAGGGCGACCTGCCGGTCAGCGAGCTCATCGCCGAGCGGGAGTTCTCGATCATCCAGCCCTACCTCTCGCCGCCGTGCGACGAACAGGACATGCAGCTCATGGCCGACGCGATGGCCAAGGTGGTCGAGAACATAGACGAGCTGAGGGAGTAG
- a CDS encoding LON peptidase substrate-binding domain-containing protein, with amino-acid sequence MELPLMPLNAVLFPGMVMPLFIFEPRYREMVERCMADGDGFGVALIREGKEVGGPAIPWAVGTTANIVRTLELEEGGMHVLTVGADRFRLLDIVQAEPYMVGEVELLAESDGAAVPAEVQDELRELFADHLRLVLQLLGQPDLDIRIPDSASRLSYMVAAHLTCEPQARQRLLEMDSLPQRFFHEKQLLQRESEEYRLLLATRRRLGTGGGKTEDETFSLN; translated from the coding sequence ATGGAACTGCCACTCATGCCGCTGAATGCGGTCCTGTTTCCGGGCATGGTGATGCCCCTGTTCATCTTCGAGCCGCGCTACCGCGAGATGGTCGAGCGGTGCATGGCCGACGGCGACGGCTTCGGCGTCGCGCTGATCCGCGAGGGAAAGGAAGTAGGCGGCCCGGCAATTCCCTGGGCTGTCGGGACCACGGCCAACATCGTGCGGACGCTGGAACTGGAGGAGGGGGGGATGCATGTGCTGACCGTGGGAGCCGACCGCTTCCGGCTGCTCGACATCGTCCAGGCCGAGCCGTACATGGTGGGGGAGGTGGAACTGCTGGCCGAGAGCGATGGGGCGGCGGTCCCGGCCGAGGTCCAGGACGAGCTGCGGGAACTGTTTGCCGATCATCTACGTTTGGTCCTGCAGCTATTGGGGCAACCTGACTTGGATATCAGAATCCCTGACAGCGCCTCGCGCCTGTCGTACATGGTCGCCGCACACCTGACCTGCGAGCCCCAGGCCCGACAGCGCCTGTTGGAGATGGACAGTCTGCCGCAGCGCTTCTTCCACGAGAAGCAGTTGCTCCAGCGGGAGAGCGAGGAGTACCGACTGCTGCTGGCGACCAGAAGGAGACTCGGTACTGGGGGAGGAAAGACGGAGGACGAGACGTTCTCACTGAACTGA
- a CDS encoding polyprenyl synthetase family protein — protein MLLSAGGRAAGGDGSLMAAITEQPAPWQAPREFARPVAAELRQVEESLAQLLPPDVGGLAPVIYHQVVQAGGKRLRPLLVLLSCAAAGGDPARAITMATGVEVVHLASLMHDDVIDEARERRGRPAARQRWGNRASILVGDLLIAQTFRRLSDESGRAALGVMAEAVVQMCQSELVQQGEGRPCPDEAAYFANIQGKTAALMAAACETGAVAAGNTAAAQPLREFGTNLGLAFQITDDLLDLYGDPAKLGKPVRQDLLRRQWTLPVIAALENAPPEEARGLQKLLEHAAEGDAQAAAEAAARVEALGGREYASRRTAELVRQASLALAPLPETPARDALVGFAEYVTRRES, from the coding sequence ATGCTTCTATCTGCCGGCGGACGTGCCGCCGGCGGGGACGGATCGCTGATGGCCGCCATCACCGAGCAGCCGGCGCCCTGGCAGGCGCCGCGTGAGTTCGCCAGGCCGGTCGCGGCGGAGTTGCGGCAGGTCGAGGAGAGCCTGGCGCAACTGCTCCCGCCGGATGTGGGTGGCCTGGCGCCGGTCATCTACCACCAGGTCGTGCAGGCCGGGGGCAAGCGTCTGCGTCCGCTGCTCGTGCTGCTGTCGTGCGCGGCGGCCGGCGGCGACCCCGCCCGCGCCATCACCATGGCGACCGGCGTCGAAGTCGTGCACCTGGCCTCGCTAATGCATGACGATGTGATTGACGAGGCCCGGGAGCGTCGCGGGCGTCCCGCGGCGCGCCAGCGCTGGGGCAATCGGGCGAGCATACTGGTGGGCGACCTGCTCATCGCACAGACCTTCCGGCGCCTGAGCGACGAGTCTGGCCGCGCTGCGCTGGGCGTCATGGCTGAGGCTGTGGTGCAGATGTGCCAGTCGGAGCTGGTGCAGCAGGGAGAGGGCCGTCCGTGTCCTGACGAGGCCGCGTACTTCGCGAACATTCAGGGGAAGACGGCGGCGCTCATGGCCGCGGCGTGCGAGACCGGTGCTGTGGCCGCCGGGAACACGGCAGCAGCGCAGCCCCTGCGGGAGTTCGGCACCAACCTGGGACTGGCGTTCCAGATCACGGATGATCTGCTGGACCTGTACGGGGACCCGGCGAAGCTGGGGAAGCCTGTGCGGCAGGACTTGTTGCGGCGGCAATGGACGCTGCCGGTCATCGCGGCCCTGGAGAACGCGCCCCCCGAAGAGGCCCGTGGGTTGCAGAAGCTCCTCGAGCACGCCGCCGAGGGCGATGCGCAGGCCGCGGCGGAGGCGGCGGCCCGGGTGGAGGCGCTGGGGGGCCGGGAGTACGCCTCACGCCGCACGGCGGAACTCGTCAGACAGGCTTCGCTGGCTCTCGCGCCCCTGCCGGAGACGCCGGCACGGGACGCCCTGGTGGGGTTCGCAGAGTACGTGACGCGGCGAGAGTCGTGA
- a CDS encoding redox-sensing transcriptional repressor Rex, with product MPNELSRRPNVPEGTVTRLCDYLRVLTMMERRGQPKASSVDIGQWAGVKASQVRKDLSYFGEFGRRGLGYEVAKLRMHIQDILGVRQQRPAIVVGAGNLGSALARYPGFAAHGFQIVGVYDNYPARIGHRLGNMKIRSTRELPDDVRALKVEIAILTVPEHAAQDTADFVIAAGVKAIVNFAPLLLNVPREVTIRNVDLARELETLCFYLPADVPPAGTDR from the coding sequence ATGCCCAACGAGCTTTCCCGACGACCGAATGTCCCCGAGGGCACCGTCACACGGCTGTGCGACTATCTGCGCGTGCTGACGATGATGGAGCGGCGAGGCCAGCCGAAGGCCTCGTCAGTGGACATCGGGCAGTGGGCCGGGGTGAAGGCCTCGCAGGTGCGCAAGGACCTGTCGTACTTTGGCGAGTTCGGGCGGCGCGGCCTGGGCTACGAAGTGGCCAAGCTGCGGATGCACATCCAGGACATCCTGGGGGTGCGGCAGCAGCGTCCGGCCATCGTGGTCGGGGCGGGAAACCTGGGGTCGGCGCTGGCCCGCTATCCGGGGTTTGCGGCGCACGGCTTCCAGATCGTCGGCGTGTACGACAACTACCCGGCGCGGATCGGCCATCGCCTGGGGAACATGAAGATCCGCTCGACCCGCGAGCTGCCGGATGACGTCCGGGCTCTGAAGGTCGAGATCGCCATCCTCACCGTGCCCGAGCATGCAGCGCAGGATACGGCGGACTTCGTGATCGCCGCTGGCGTGAAGGCCATCGTGAACTTTGCGCCGCTACTGCTGAACGTGCCGCGAGAGGTCACCATCCGCAACGTGGACCTGGCGCGGGAGCTGGAGACACTATGCTTCTATCTGCCGGCGGACGTGCCGCCGGCGGGGACGGATCGCTGA
- a CDS encoding extracellular solute-binding protein translates to MTSGCRSLLAFTLVAVGCASAAPSAPTDPARGANGQPLFHISVTSRYNAQNRQPKIIRDFLAAHPNVRLVQWDGIRMPAEGARASLAMAMAANIGPDIFETDIRQAVEQRLAYPLTEWIGEDGVLANGKPKLTKDGKPDRNGQVDADESKWPDWVKIKPLYRQVVTVNGKVYSLPNRGGTYVGILYSKRLLRKAGLDPMQPPKTYDEFIRWVRLLYDPVKKTFGLELTSQSWAFAPWVATTGSSIVVQDRSCPQCGKQITFNEQAIEFVDPAGHDLSRVVPTWRCNVASPECTAAVAFYHRLRWAPWVMDRRRREPVELTQQDVDNGFVMSGGKRLVFGKDEVVEGSIGVTTTNLLDTMKRMGRDLAMYPLWSGDMTEFQNLGLQPDDMGMMPFPGMNEHCQPVLQASNSFFMIGKDVLRRGGPTAQDKKAYRDLVWEMMRRICSPEGSDEEIRRKVAAGQAKFLNPRDLERLGFDDYLREIPPENMLMWQGIEQGRILEVVEPFMGKWLQFRDFYQREIIDLVLRPSGKEFDYKTALKDLERDANTGIMFERPPELLNQYRPRARLIAGFIALFLAFFTVLIVRDQMRKVESKAGVYKGFLPWLMLTPAVVSIALWGYYPLARGLVMAFQDYKVVGHSAFVGLNNFISIALDPNFYHYLLTTFRFVLWNLGLAFFTPIVLAFLLTEVPKFKIFFRTLFFLPQMTSGLVVTLMWKEMFAGTAQGTINRLLAPVLGLWDLKPVDWLGNPNVVMACVIIPSVWAASGIGSLIYLAALKSVPDELYEAASLDGAGFLGRIRHITLPTIAPLVLINFVGAFIGTFQSMGQIFLLTFGGPGKATMVMGMAIWQEAYVNMRFSLATSYAWILGSILIGFTYLQLRILRRVDFRQARGD, encoded by the coding sequence TTGACGTCAGGATGCCGTTCACTGCTGGCCTTCACGCTCGTTGCTGTCGGTTGTGCGTCTGCCGCTCCGTCGGCCCCGACTGACCCCGCACGGGGAGCGAACGGCCAGCCCCTCTTCCACATCTCGGTCACCTCGCGCTACAACGCGCAGAACCGCCAGCCCAAGATCATTCGCGACTTCCTGGCGGCCCATCCGAATGTGCGTCTGGTCCAGTGGGATGGCATTCGCATGCCCGCCGAGGGCGCGCGGGCCTCGCTGGCCATGGCCATGGCCGCCAACATCGGCCCCGACATCTTCGAGACCGACATCCGCCAGGCCGTCGAGCAGCGGCTGGCCTATCCCCTGACCGAATGGATCGGCGAGGACGGGGTCCTCGCCAACGGCAAGCCGAAACTGACGAAAGACGGCAAGCCGGACCGCAACGGACAGGTGGATGCGGATGAGAGCAAGTGGCCGGACTGGGTGAAGATCAAGCCGCTGTACCGGCAGGTCGTCACGGTCAATGGCAAGGTCTACTCGCTGCCGAATCGCGGCGGGACGTACGTGGGCATCCTGTACAGCAAGCGGCTCCTGCGCAAGGCCGGCCTCGACCCCATGCAGCCGCCGAAAACCTACGACGAGTTCATCCGCTGGGTGCGGCTCCTGTACGACCCCGTGAAGAAGACCTTCGGCCTCGAGTTGACCTCACAGAGTTGGGCCTTCGCCCCGTGGGTGGCCACGACCGGTTCCAGCATCGTCGTGCAGGACCGCTCGTGCCCCCAGTGCGGCAAGCAGATCACCTTCAACGAGCAAGCCATCGAGTTCGTGGACCCGGCCGGGCATGACCTGTCGCGCGTCGTGCCCACGTGGCGCTGCAATGTCGCCAGCCCCGAGTGCACCGCGGCGGTGGCGTTCTACCATCGCCTGCGCTGGGCGCCGTGGGTCATGGACCGCCGCCGCCGCGAGCCCGTGGAGCTGACGCAGCAGGACGTGGACAACGGCTTCGTCATGTCGGGCGGCAAGCGCCTGGTGTTCGGCAAGGACGAGGTGGTCGAGGGCAGCATCGGCGTCACGACGACGAACCTGCTGGACACGATGAAGCGCATGGGGCGCGACCTGGCGATGTACCCGCTGTGGTCGGGTGACATGACCGAGTTCCAGAATCTGGGGCTGCAGCCCGACGACATGGGCATGATGCCCTTCCCCGGGATGAACGAGCACTGTCAGCCGGTGCTCCAGGCCTCCAACAGCTTCTTCATGATCGGCAAGGACGTACTGAGGCGTGGGGGGCCGACGGCGCAGGACAAGAAGGCCTACCGGGACCTGGTGTGGGAGATGATGCGACGCATCTGCTCCCCCGAGGGCTCCGACGAGGAGATCCGCCGGAAGGTCGCCGCCGGGCAGGCCAAGTTCCTGAACCCCCGCGACCTGGAGCGCCTGGGGTTCGATGACTACCTGCGCGAAATCCCGCCCGAGAACATGCTCATGTGGCAGGGCATCGAGCAGGGCCGCATCCTCGAGGTCGTCGAGCCCTTCATGGGCAAGTGGCTGCAGTTCCGCGACTTCTACCAGCGCGAGATCATTGACCTGGTGCTGCGGCCCAGCGGCAAGGAGTTCGACTACAAGACGGCGCTAAAGGACCTCGAGCGTGACGCCAACACCGGCATCATGTTCGAGCGCCCGCCCGAGCTGCTCAACCAGTACCGCCCCCGGGCGCGCCTTATCGCCGGCTTCATCGCGCTCTTCCTGGCCTTCTTCACTGTGCTGATCGTCCGCGACCAGATGCGCAAGGTCGAGAGCAAAGCCGGCGTCTACAAGGGCTTTCTGCCGTGGCTGATGCTCACGCCCGCGGTGGTCTCGATTGCGCTGTGGGGCTACTACCCGCTCGCGCGCGGTCTCGTGATGGCTTTCCAGGACTACAAGGTCGTGGGGCACTCGGCCTTCGTGGGCCTCAACAACTTCATCAGCATCGCCCTGGACCCCAACTTCTACCACTACCTGCTCACGACGTTCCGGTTCGTACTGTGGAACCTGGGACTGGCATTCTTCACTCCCATCGTCCTGGCGTTCCTGCTCACGGAGGTCCCGAAGTTCAAGATCTTCTTCCGGACGCTGTTCTTCCTGCCGCAGATGACCTCGGGGCTGGTCGTGACGTTGATGTGGAAGGAGATGTTCGCCGGCACGGCCCAGGGGACGATCAACCGCCTGCTGGCGCCAGTCCTGGGCCTGTGGGACCTCAAGCCGGTGGACTGGCTGGGCAACCCGAATGTGGTCATGGCGTGTGTCATCATCCCGAGCGTCTGGGCGGCCTCCGGCATCGGCAGCCTGATCTACCTGGCGGCGCTCAAGTCGGTGCCGGACGAGCTGTATGAAGCCGCCAGCCTGGATGGCGCGGGCTTCCTGGGGCGCATCCGTCACATCACACTGCCCACCATCGCCCCGCTGGTGCTCATCAACTTCGTTGGGGCCTTCATCGGCACATTCCAGTCCATGGGTCAGATCTTCCTGCTCACCTTCGGCGGTCCCGGCAAGGCCACGATGGTCATGGGCATGGCGATCTGGCAGGAGGCGTATGTCAACATGCGCTTCAGCCTCGCCACCAGCTACGCGTGGATCCTGGGCAGCATCCTGATCGGGTTCACCTACCTGCAACTGAGGATCTTGAGGCGCGTGGACTTCCGGCAGGCAAGAGGAGACTAG
- a CDS encoding PilT/PilU family type 4a pilus ATPase — MDNWQDVIRWGYEHKCSDVFWKPANHPCCKMRGVVSHVEEFPILTKEDTENIAKSLMRPGDWEKFEEMHEKDIGLTIEGVCRLRINVYCERGNTCLVMRLIPLDILTVEDLDLPDVLNKISLEPQGLVLVTGPTGCGKSTTLAAMIDMVNRKRRANIITIEDPIEYVHRDKSSIVSQREVGIDTNSFGAALKYAMRQAPDVILIGEMRDVETMAVAMQAAETGHLVFSTVHTTSAAETMERIINMFPPHEKPQICLRMGKTLRAVISQALVPRKDEAGRIAALEIMYVTPTIAKLIEDGKPSEAYQFIEEGQHFGMQTKNQALLELYKSGKVSGEHALFYAGNYTEMRQMLRRVDGLAADQQKEEEAAAKKAAAAAAARARMAQSQSQPAGGAPPAGGTPPSRPPQ, encoded by the coding sequence TTGGATAACTGGCAGGATGTCATCCGCTGGGGGTATGAGCACAAGTGCTCGGACGTCTTCTGGAAGCCCGCCAACCATCCCTGCTGCAAGATGCGTGGCGTCGTCTCGCACGTCGAGGAGTTCCCCATCCTCACCAAAGAGGATACCGAGAACATCGCCAAGTCGCTGATGCGGCCGGGGGACTGGGAAAAGTTCGAGGAGATGCACGAGAAGGACATCGGCCTGACCATCGAGGGCGTGTGCCGCCTGCGCATCAACGTCTATTGCGAGCGCGGCAATACCTGTCTGGTCATGCGTCTGATTCCCCTGGACATCCTCACCGTCGAGGATCTGGACCTGCCGGACGTCCTGAACAAGATCTCGCTTGAGCCGCAGGGCCTGGTGCTCGTGACGGGGCCGACCGGCTGCGGCAAGTCCACGACGCTCGCCGCCATGATCGACATGGTCAACCGCAAGCGGCGCGCCAATATCATCACCATCGAAGACCCCATCGAGTACGTCCACCGCGATAAGTCCTCCATCGTCAGCCAGCGCGAGGTCGGCATTGACACCAACAGCTTCGGGGCGGCGCTCAAGTACGCCATGCGCCAGGCCCCCGACGTGATCCTCATCGGTGAGATGCGCGACGTCGAGACCATGGCGGTGGCCATGCAGGCGGCCGAGACGGGCCATCTGGTCTTCTCCACCGTCCACACGACCAGCGCCGCCGAGACGATGGAACGTATCATCAACATGTTCCCGCCGCACGAGAAGCCGCAGATCTGTCTGCGCATGGGCAAGACGCTGCGTGCGGTCATCTCGCAGGCGCTGGTGCCGCGGAAGGACGAGGCCGGCCGGATCGCGGCCCTCGAGATCATGTACGTCACGCCGACGATCGCCAAGCTGATCGAGGACGGCAAGCCCTCCGAAGCCTACCAGTTCATCGAAGAGGGCCAGCATTTCGGCATGCAGACCAAGAACCAGGCGCTGCTGGAGTTGTACAAGTCGGGGAAGGTGAGCGGGGAGCACGCGCTGTTCTATGCGGGCAACTACACCGAGATGCGGCAGATGCTGCGCCGTGTGGACGGTCTGGCGGCCGACCAGCAGAAGGAAGAGGAAGCCGCGGCCAAGAAGGCCGCCGCGGCAGCCGCGGCGCGGGCGCGGATGGCGCAGAGCCAGAGCCAACCGGCCGGCGGCGCTCCGCCCGCCGGAGGCACGCCGCCGTCCCGGCCGCCGCAGTAG